One window of Lycium ferocissimum isolate CSIRO_LF1 unplaced genomic scaffold, AGI_CSIRO_Lferr_CH_V1 ctg2353, whole genome shotgun sequence genomic DNA carries:
- the LOC132043382 gene encoding thaumatin-like protein 1b — protein MDRGHSKRARYVGSSSEYRGGQRQQYSRYSGQSMDSAPPRFTCRRFYLPIYSGPGQSSRVSGPQFGGDPSQRRPSTQCSQYGRLYSVQYRRGSDACYAYGQTGHMMRDRPSMSGRAGAQPTGSVAGSSSSVRPALHHIRLFFFFYVNVYYFNIAGSYAANFVIKNNCPYSIWPATLTGQGPQLLTGFELTSQGSQTLEVPNSWSGRVWARFVCSNDATRKFTCLSGDCGTGQVTCNNKGAIPPATLVEFTLAGYEGKDFYDISLVDGFNLPVSVVPQNRAGCNSTSCPVDINNKGCPEELALRNPKGGVIGCKSACVAFQQPQYCCTGPYGSPKTCKPTKYSLQFKHLCPQAYSYAYDDATSTFTCTGADYLITFCP, from the exons ATGGATCGAGGgcatagtaagagggctagatatGTCGGTTCTAGCAGTGAGTATCGAGGGGGCCAGAGGCAACAGTATTCTAGATATTCAGGCCAATCTATGgatagtgcacctcctcgatttacATGCAGGAGATTTTACCTCCCCATTTATTCTGGGCctggtcagagttcgagagtttCGGGTcctcagtttggaggtgatcctagtcagaggagaccatcGACACAGTGCAGCCAATATGGTAGATTATATTCGGTTCAGTATCGCCgaggctcagatgcttgttatgcctatGGTCAGACTGGACATATGATGCGTGATCGTCCCTCGATGAGTGGCAGAGCTGGggcccagcccacaggatcagtagctggttcttcttcgtcTGTGCGCCCT GCCTTACATCATATCcgtcttttcttcttcttttatgttAATGTTTACTATTTTAATATTGCAGGTTCTTATGCAGCCAACTtcgtaataaaaaataattgccCTTACTCAATTTGGCCCGCTACACTTACTGGTCAAGGACCCCAATTACTTACAGGATTTGAATTAACATCACAAGGTTCACAAACTCTTGAGGTACCAAATTCATGGTCAGGAAGGGTATGGGCAAGATTTGTTTGCTCGAATGATGCCACCAGAAAATTCACTTGTCTTAGTGGAGATTGTGGGACAGGCCAAGTAACTTGCAACAATAAGGGTGCAATTCCACCAGCAACTCTTGTAGAATTCACATTAGCGGGGTATGAAGGAAAGGACTTTTATGACATTAGCTTGGTTGACGGTTTTAATCTGCCAGTTTCTGTTGTCCCTCAAAATAGAGCAGGCTGCAATTCGACAAGTTGTCCAGTTGATATCAATAATAAAGGATGTCCAGAAGAGTTAGCACTAAGAAATCCAAAGGGTGGTGTCATTGGGTGCAAAAGTGCTTGTGTAGCATTTCAACAGCCACAATATTGTTGCACTGGTCCATATGGTTCTCCAAAAACTTGCAAACCAACGAAATATTCTTTACAATTCAAACATTTATGTCCTCAAGCTTATAGTTATGCTTATGATGATGCAACTAGCACGTTTACTTGTACTGGAGCTGACTATTTGATAACTTTTTGCCCATGA